Proteins co-encoded in one Spirosoma endbachense genomic window:
- a CDS encoding efflux RND transporter periplasmic adaptor subunit, translating to MKFYHILFALIVLMAGCKSKPKPVVKSIPRPTVSTDGSRIAFPDAVMMRSFTTQPAHSEVIRTDFSAPGHVAAMVLKSTENPAERLVLFDDPGLSDNYTAILQHRINIQSQRGNLDRVKDLQAHGAASGKEVIEAQTQLANEEAAIISDEATLKLAGFDPEELRRARPNTILVVCEIPENQFGIITKGLPCTLNFTSFPNDRFVGRIDNVNDYVDNTTRQIKLRISVANPDGRLKAGMFATVGFGVTEGKFMTVSRDAVVTVQGRDYVFVKTGPQVIERREVQLGQQRKDLVVVLGGLRENEPVTVENTLQLKGLSFGY from the coding sequence ATGAAATTTTATCATATCCTATTCGCGCTCATCGTGCTGATGGCTGGCTGCAAAAGCAAACCTAAGCCAGTTGTTAAGTCGATACCACGCCCAACGGTGAGCACAGACGGTAGCCGCATTGCCTTTCCAGATGCGGTTATGATGCGCTCATTTACCACACAACCTGCTCATTCAGAAGTAATTCGGACGGACTTTTCGGCTCCGGGCCACGTAGCGGCTATGGTATTGAAATCGACCGAAAATCCGGCTGAGCGGTTGGTGCTGTTCGATGATCCGGGCTTGTCGGATAATTATACCGCCATTTTGCAACACCGAATAAACATCCAGTCCCAGCGGGGTAACCTCGACCGGGTGAAAGATTTACAGGCTCACGGTGCCGCATCAGGGAAAGAAGTGATCGAAGCTCAAACGCAGCTGGCCAACGAAGAAGCAGCCATCATTTCCGACGAAGCCACGCTCAAACTTGCGGGCTTCGATCCCGAAGAATTACGTCGAGCCCGTCCGAATACGATTCTGGTCGTTTGCGAAATTCCTGAAAATCAATTCGGTATTATCACGAAAGGCTTACCCTGTACGCTCAACTTCACCTCCTTTCCTAACGATCGCTTTGTTGGCCGGATCGACAATGTAAACGATTACGTAGACAATACTACCCGCCAGATTAAACTGCGCATTTCGGTCGCGAACCCCGATGGCCGGCTTAAGGCAGGGATGTTCGCAACGGTGGGCTTCGGCGTTACGGAAGGTAAATTTATGACTGTATCGCGCGACGCCGTGGTAACCGTGCAGGGCCGCGATTATGTCTTTGTAAAAACGGGTCCGCAGGTTATTGAACGTCGGGAAGTGCAGCTTGGCCAGCAACGTAAAGATCTGGTGGTGGTTCTTGGCGGCCTTCGCGAGAATGAGCCGGTTACGGTAGAGAATACACTCCAATTGAAGGGATTGAGTTTTGGCTATTAA
- a CDS encoding DUF1501 domain-containing protein: MKRRDFIKNTAVGGVLLPQFLNGFSLKAIAQTSLMPASGHEQINDRVLVLIQLNGGNDGLNTVIPVDQYGAYQAARPNIALPQNKVLKLNGADAMALHPALAEIQQLFNEGKAGIVQAVSYPKPNFSHFRATDIWMTGSDSDKVLNTGWAGRYLNDSFPGFPDKYPNEIMPDPLAIQVGSVVASAFQGPAFTMGLAISNPANFYNLIEDKTDATSNTRWGEQLAYLEKVSQKTDQYAGVIKKAALSITRQSEKYPAPGKNPLADQLKIVARLVAGGLRTKVYLVSTGSFDTHAKQAEPDDTTTGTHAQLLRRVSEAVGAFMDDLKGLNVADRVMGMTFSEFGRRIKSNASGGTDHGAAAPVFYFGNVVKAGVIGTNPQLPTTATVNDNVAMQYDFRSVYATVLQQWLNLPPNEVQQVLMGPFPLLPMV; the protein is encoded by the coding sequence ATGAAACGACGAGACTTCATAAAAAACACAGCGGTAGGCGGGGTGTTATTGCCCCAGTTTCTGAACGGGTTTTCGCTTAAGGCAATAGCCCAGACATCGCTGATGCCTGCCTCTGGTCATGAACAGATTAATGACCGGGTACTGGTGCTTATTCAGCTCAACGGCGGAAACGATGGATTGAATACGGTTATTCCTGTCGATCAGTATGGCGCGTATCAGGCGGCCCGACCCAATATCGCTCTGCCACAAAACAAAGTTCTGAAACTCAACGGTGCCGACGCCATGGCTCTGCACCCTGCGCTTGCAGAAATTCAGCAGTTATTCAACGAGGGTAAAGCGGGCATTGTGCAGGCTGTAAGCTATCCTAAGCCTAATTTCTCTCACTTTCGGGCTACCGACATCTGGATGACCGGCTCTGACTCCGACAAAGTGCTGAATACGGGCTGGGCCGGGCGTTATCTGAACGATTCGTTTCCGGGTTTCCCGGATAAGTACCCTAATGAAATCATGCCCGATCCGCTGGCAATTCAGGTTGGTTCGGTAGTGGCTTCGGCTTTTCAGGGCCCGGCCTTTACGATGGGACTGGCGATTAGTAATCCGGCCAATTTCTATAACCTGATTGAGGACAAAACCGATGCAACGAGTAATACCCGCTGGGGCGAACAACTGGCGTACCTCGAAAAAGTGTCGCAGAAAACCGATCAATATGCTGGAGTGATTAAGAAAGCCGCGCTGAGCATAACCAGACAATCGGAAAAATATCCCGCGCCCGGCAAAAACCCGCTTGCCGATCAGTTGAAAATCGTTGCCCGATTGGTAGCGGGTGGGCTTCGGACAAAGGTGTATCTGGTGAGTACCGGCAGTTTCGATACGCATGCGAAACAAGCCGAGCCCGATGATACGACTACGGGCACACACGCACAATTGCTGCGCCGGGTATCGGAAGCCGTCGGGGCCTTTATGGACGACCTAAAAGGACTGAACGTAGCTGATCGGGTGATGGGTATGACATTTTCCGAGTTTGGCCGCCGGATCAAATCCAACGCCAGCGGTGGCACTGATCATGGTGCGGCTGCTCCGGTTTTTTACTTTGGAAATGTGGTTAAGGCAGGTGTTATTGGAACGAATCCGCAACTGCCTACCACCGCAACGGTCAATGATAATGTGGCCATGCAGTATGATTTCCGTTCGGTCTACGCGACGGTATTGCAGCAGTGGCTCAACCTGCCGCCCAATGAGGTGCAGCAGGTATTGATGGGGCCGTTTCCGTTGTTGCCAATGGTATAA
- a CDS encoding DUF1800 domain-containing protein — protein MESTEATTRLETFRGKWSDEDVKHLLKRTMFGAKPDDVVHVRTLTPRKALKELLADEPAPPPPINNYNDNKFTDDEIMPGETWTTSINYDGTNNGRRRNSFKAWWLGLMLNQNRTLREKMVVFWHNHFATEANMVDNALMCYRHNALLRQHALGNFKELVKAITKDPAMLKYLNGTASNKKAPDENYGRELQELFTVGKGPGSQYTEADVKAAAKVLTGFRNDTITFVSLFDPGRHDSSDKTFSGFYQNTTIKGRRGPDGEQELDDLLTMIFAQDEVARFICRKLYRFFVYHQIDANTEATIITPLADVFRANNYEIKPVLCELFGSQHFFEAMNRGAMIKSPLDYTVGLCREFGIAFPESTDYADQYGLWLAVQNQTAAMQQNIGDPPNVAGWPAYYQEPMFDKLWVNSDTLPKRNVFTDGMTNGAIGRNGKKLAIDVLTFTQTLPNPADPVALIDDAVRRLYMLELPEKDKQYIKTSILLSGLQDMMSDHYWTQAWQNLTAKPDDTVNKTNVTRKLKSLYKYLMNLPQYQLT, from the coding sequence ATGGAAAGCACAGAAGCCACAACCCGACTGGAAACATTTCGTGGGAAATGGAGTGATGAAGACGTAAAGCATTTGCTGAAACGGACTATGTTTGGGGCAAAGCCCGATGATGTCGTGCACGTTCGTACGCTCACACCACGCAAGGCACTTAAGGAACTTCTGGCCGACGAACCGGCCCCACCTCCGCCGATCAATAACTACAACGACAACAAGTTTACCGACGATGAGATTATGCCTGGCGAGACCTGGACAACATCCATCAACTATGATGGCACGAACAATGGTCGGCGTAGAAACTCATTTAAAGCCTGGTGGCTGGGATTGATGCTGAATCAGAACCGGACGTTGCGCGAGAAAATGGTCGTATTCTGGCACAATCATTTCGCCACCGAGGCAAATATGGTCGACAATGCGCTGATGTGTTACCGGCACAATGCGCTATTGCGTCAGCACGCGCTGGGCAATTTTAAAGAACTGGTAAAAGCGATAACCAAAGATCCGGCCATGCTGAAATACCTGAACGGTACGGCCAGCAACAAAAAAGCACCAGACGAAAACTACGGTCGTGAGTTGCAGGAACTCTTTACGGTCGGAAAAGGACCGGGTTCGCAGTATACCGAAGCCGACGTGAAAGCAGCGGCTAAAGTGCTCACTGGCTTTCGAAACGATACCATTACGTTCGTTAGCCTTTTTGATCCGGGCCGACACGACAGTAGTGACAAAACGTTCTCCGGATTTTATCAGAACACAACCATAAAAGGACGGCGTGGCCCCGATGGTGAACAGGAACTGGACGACCTGTTGACAATGATTTTTGCGCAGGACGAAGTGGCCCGGTTTATCTGCCGGAAACTCTACCGCTTTTTTGTTTATCACCAGATTGATGCCAATACTGAAGCGACGATCATTACGCCCCTGGCCGACGTTTTTCGGGCCAATAACTATGAGATCAAACCCGTATTATGCGAGCTGTTCGGCAGCCAGCACTTTTTCGAGGCCATGAATCGGGGCGCCATGATCAAAAGTCCGCTCGACTATACGGTGGGCCTTTGCCGCGAGTTTGGTATCGCTTTCCCCGAATCTACAGACTACGCTGATCAATACGGTTTGTGGTTGGCCGTTCAAAATCAGACGGCGGCCATGCAGCAGAATATTGGCGATCCACCCAACGTGGCTGGTTGGCCTGCCTACTATCAGGAACCGATGTTCGATAAGCTCTGGGTAAACTCCGATACACTGCCTAAGCGTAACGTATTTACGGATGGCATGACCAACGGTGCCATTGGGCGTAATGGCAAAAAACTGGCTATAGATGTACTGACATTTACCCAAACACTGCCAAATCCTGCCGATCCGGTTGCGCTCATCGACGATGCTGTCCGGAGACTGTATATGCTGGAACTGCCCGAAAAAGACAAACAGTACATCAAAACCAGCATTTTGTTGTCGGGTTTGCAGGACATGATGTCGGATCATTACTGGACGCAGGCCTGGCAAAACCTGACTGCCAAACCCGATGATACCGTAAACAAAACCAATGTGACCCGCAAGCTAAAGAGCTTATACAAGTACCTGATGAATTTGCCGCAGTATCAGTTAACCTAA
- a CDS encoding PLP-dependent cysteine synthase family protein, whose amino-acid sequence MNSSIETGLKPAIQEKFEHLWHLVGNTPMLELFYTDQGQPRSLYVKCEHYNLTGSMKDRMALHVLHQAYRQGHIQPGDRIVEATSGSSGIAFSAVGRALGHPVTIIMPAGISQERIDIIRSLGADIVLFTKEEGGFMGAIRRSEELAASDPHVFLPRQFANQYNAEAHRLTTGKEIWLQLQGVDITPDAFVAGVGTGGTVMGVGRYLKSRKPDIRIHPLEPAESPTLSVGYKTGTHRIQGFFDEFIPDILKLDELDRVVQASDGDSILVAQKLALQLGVAVGISSGANLIGAINLQRELGPYARVVTILCDSNKKYLSTDLVREEPVKPGYVAPDIMFTDYRPISRLLVGRPGVF is encoded by the coding sequence ATGAATTCATCGATCGAAACCGGGTTGAAACCGGCTATTCAGGAAAAGTTTGAACACCTCTGGCATCTGGTTGGCAATACGCCGATGCTGGAATTATTTTATACCGATCAGGGGCAACCCCGTTCGTTGTATGTTAAGTGTGAACATTACAACCTGACGGGTAGCATGAAAGATCGAATGGCTTTGCATGTTCTTCATCAAGCCTACCGGCAGGGGCATATACAACCGGGCGACCGCATTGTAGAAGCGACCAGTGGCAGTTCGGGTATTGCCTTTTCGGCGGTAGGACGGGCACTGGGCCATCCTGTAACGATCATTATGCCCGCAGGCATCAGTCAGGAGCGGATTGATATTATTCGGAGTCTGGGTGCTGATATTGTTCTGTTTACAAAGGAAGAGGGCGGTTTTATGGGTGCCATCCGGCGGTCGGAAGAGTTAGCTGCCAGCGATCCGCACGTTTTCTTACCTCGTCAATTCGCTAATCAGTATAATGCCGAAGCGCACCGTCTGACTACGGGAAAGGAAATCTGGTTGCAGCTACAGGGTGTTGATATTACACCGGATGCGTTTGTGGCCGGAGTTGGCACGGGCGGTACGGTGATGGGCGTTGGACGCTATCTTAAATCCCGGAAGCCTGATATTCGGATTCACCCACTTGAACCCGCCGAATCGCCAACATTATCGGTAGGCTACAAAACGGGAACCCACCGGATTCAGGGTTTTTTCGATGAGTTTATTCCGGATATTTTGAAACTGGATGAGCTGGATCGGGTGGTGCAGGCCAGCGATGGCGATTCTATTCTGGTGGCTCAGAAACTGGCCCTACAACTGGGTGTAGCCGTCGGGATCTCATCGGGAGCTAACTTGATTGGGGCCATTAATCTTCAGCGTGAACTGGGCCCCTATGCCCGCGTTGTGACTATTCTGTGCGACAGTAACAAAAAATACCTGAGCACCGATCTGGTCAGGGAGGAGCCTGTAAAACCAGGTTATGTTGCTCCCGACATTATGTTTACCGATTATCGGCCCATCAGTCGCCTATTGGTAGGCCGACCCGGTGTTTTTTGA
- a CDS encoding T9SS type A sorting domain-containing protein, whose protein sequence is MKTLIKPLLLTLSLGILTSFASFSEAKPGRPATVASYKSGIYTTLAGKLSIALDKETGGTVDVRLKNSDGSVVYSKHLGKNESKYRTRLNLSELPDGVYQVEITNGVETTTQNVTLATQQPTTPSRVVAIK, encoded by the coding sequence ATGAAAACGCTCATCAAACCCCTGCTTTTGACCCTTTCACTGGGAATCCTTACCTCATTCGCTTCGTTTTCTGAAGCTAAACCAGGTCGTCCTGCTACAGTCGCTTCGTATAAATCGGGTATTTACACGACCCTGGCCGGGAAGTTAAGCATTGCTCTCGACAAAGAAACTGGTGGTACTGTCGATGTTCGTCTGAAAAATTCGGATGGTTCGGTCGTGTACAGCAAACACCTGGGTAAAAATGAAAGCAAGTACCGGACCCGCCTGAACCTGAGCGAACTGCCCGACGGCGTGTATCAGGTAGAGATTACAAATGGCGTCGAAACAACCACGCAAAACGTGACCCTGGCAACTCAACAACCAACAACACCCAGCCGCGTTGTTGCTATTAAATAA
- a CDS encoding SusD/RagB family nutrient-binding outer membrane lipoprotein, which yields MKKILTPIYIAATLLLSQACTDDFEKINTPPTSVTTIDPGLVLSKVQRDAAFSEGFEYPNNQFGSWIQQWAGGVLISSSRYVQQADTDLWASHYVYLRNISQIRNQLLKGLENDPKGRTKLAIARIVEISIWQRLTDLFGDVPYSQSALGVENVNNQPAFDTQESIYKSLITSLDAAISQLNAADDSYGTADFYYKGDVTKWKKYGNSLKLRLGMRIRYADATLAQKTVTEAMGQPLLESNADNAAIPTYNDATNANVHPVLNHWLAGSPDLKYLADTFVNQLVATSDPRLPRLVEPTVNSVKAGKPAFKGIGVALTDALLKTIIKDDYSTASQTTFFNKAYSPAIPCAQFTFADVSFYKAEAALEGWGATTDQAEKFYQDGVKAAMSMAPYNVTTIPATYTELSFTGLTKEQKLEKIGTQKWIQLFGRSYEAFIEWRRMGYPKLAPGPNPGSTNGQIPRRSVYSTQEALLNKTNYDAAVARFASGDSYLSKVWWDKR from the coding sequence ATGAAAAAAATACTGACACCCATTTATATAGCTGCAACTCTGTTATTATCGCAGGCCTGTACGGATGACTTTGAGAAAATAAATACGCCACCAACTTCGGTCACAACAATTGATCCTGGGCTGGTGCTGTCGAAAGTTCAGCGCGATGCTGCCTTTTCGGAAGGTTTTGAATACCCAAATAACCAATTTGGCTCCTGGATACAGCAATGGGCTGGCGGAGTACTGATTTCAAGCTCGCGCTATGTTCAGCAGGCCGATACTGACCTCTGGGCGAGTCATTACGTCTATCTGCGGAATATCAGCCAGATCAGAAATCAGTTATTGAAAGGACTGGAAAACGATCCGAAAGGCCGTACCAAGCTAGCCATTGCCCGGATTGTCGAGATTTCGATTTGGCAGCGGCTAACCGATTTATTCGGTGACGTACCCTATTCGCAAAGTGCGCTGGGTGTCGAAAATGTGAATAACCAACCCGCGTTCGATACGCAGGAATCTATTTATAAATCACTGATCACCAGCCTCGATGCGGCTATTTCGCAGCTCAATGCGGCTGACGATAGTTATGGCACAGCCGATTTTTACTACAAAGGCGATGTGACAAAATGGAAGAAATATGGCAACTCACTGAAGCTTCGATTAGGGATGCGCATTCGCTACGCCGATGCGACTCTGGCTCAGAAAACCGTTACCGAAGCGATGGGCCAGCCGTTGCTGGAATCGAACGCCGACAATGCGGCCATTCCAACCTACAACGATGCGACCAACGCCAACGTCCACCCTGTACTGAACCATTGGCTGGCTGGAAGTCCTGACCTGAAATACCTGGCCGATACGTTCGTGAACCAACTGGTAGCAACCAGCGATCCCCGATTGCCACGCCTGGTTGAACCGACTGTCAATTCTGTAAAAGCCGGAAAACCGGCCTTCAAAGGGATTGGCGTCGCCCTGACTGATGCGCTGCTCAAAACCATCATCAAGGACGATTACTCGACGGCTTCGCAGACAACGTTTTTCAATAAAGCGTACTCACCCGCCATTCCATGCGCTCAATTTACCTTTGCTGACGTGAGTTTTTACAAAGCTGAAGCCGCTCTTGAAGGCTGGGGCGCAACAACCGATCAGGCCGAGAAATTCTATCAGGATGGTGTAAAAGCAGCTATGTCAATGGCCCCGTATAATGTAACAACGATTCCGGCCACCTATACCGAGTTATCATTTACGGGTTTGACGAAAGAACAAAAACTCGAAAAAATCGGTACCCAAAAATGGATTCAGTTGTTTGGGCGTTCCTACGAAGCCTTTATTGAATGGCGGAGAATGGGCTATCCAAAACTGGCTCCCGGCCCAAATCCGGGCTCGACAAATGGACAAATTCCCCGTCGGTCGGTCTATTCCACTCAGGAAGCATTGCTTAATAAAACCAACTATGATGCGGCTGTAGCTCGATTTGCCAGCGGTGATTCGTACCTGAGCAAAGTATGGTGGGATAAACGCTAA
- a CDS encoding TolC family protein — protein MGYTSLGVLAQAPLTLRQALQQVRANSPALRVERLNINAAQADQTTANLRPNPVLNNQTLIQLTPTPGAEAVGPFGRQRRQFWLQATKEFDIYNKRQYRNRFAEANTNLATQSVAETERNLLFDAANRFLDAWYARIQLSLLQRAKANVDTLVQLNKVRLKNLVITNTDLTRTQLISDQYEIQTRTAQQDLLNRLNELRLVLATTDSINVAMNDSIVSATVINPLGFFPTVNASADSLLRLATTTRTDVKVAEANLETARRNVDLQQVLAKPRNEAGLIWNPQNAMPYAGVFLTIELPVYSRNQGEIQKSRVLQEQAGQAAALVQARIRSEVQTSYQSFVTSRQNVDRYTAIRRDADQVLASVRYAYLRGATTLIDLLQAESSWFDTQTAYYQTLYTYRQNYVRLLYATGQINSY, from the coding sequence ATGGGTTATACAAGTCTGGGTGTGTTGGCCCAGGCTCCCCTAACGTTACGCCAGGCCCTGCAGCAAGTTCGTGCCAATAGCCCTGCCTTACGGGTTGAGCGCCTGAACATAAACGCTGCCCAGGCCGATCAGACCACGGCCAACCTGCGCCCAAATCCCGTTCTGAACAACCAGACGCTGATTCAATTGACGCCAACACCCGGTGCCGAAGCGGTAGGCCCATTTGGCCGACAACGGCGACAGTTCTGGCTTCAGGCAACGAAAGAATTTGACATTTACAATAAGCGGCAATACCGCAATCGCTTTGCCGAAGCAAACACCAATCTAGCCACCCAGAGTGTAGCCGAAACCGAGCGAAACCTGCTCTTTGATGCTGCCAATCGATTTCTGGATGCCTGGTATGCCCGAATTCAGCTTTCACTGCTGCAACGTGCCAAAGCAAACGTCGATACACTGGTTCAGTTGAATAAAGTACGGTTAAAAAATCTGGTCATCACCAATACAGATCTGACACGTACGCAACTCATTTCAGATCAGTATGAAATTCAGACCCGCACCGCTCAACAGGACCTGCTCAACCGGTTGAATGAATTACGGCTTGTGCTGGCAACGACCGATAGCATCAACGTTGCGATGAACGACTCGATTGTCAGTGCAACGGTGATCAATCCACTGGGCTTTTTCCCGACAGTAAATGCCAGTGCCGACAGCCTGCTTCGGCTGGCGACGACAACCCGGACGGATGTAAAAGTCGCGGAGGCAAACCTCGAAACGGCCCGACGCAACGTAGATCTACAACAGGTTCTGGCCAAGCCCCGGAATGAAGCGGGCCTTATCTGGAACCCGCAGAACGCCATGCCTTATGCCGGTGTCTTCCTGACCATAGAATTACCCGTCTACAGTCGAAATCAGGGCGAAATTCAGAAATCGCGGGTGTTGCAGGAACAGGCCGGGCAAGCTGCCGCTTTAGTACAGGCACGAATCCGATCTGAAGTCCAGACATCGTATCAATCATTTGTAACCAGCCGCCAGAATGTAGATCGATACACCGCCATACGGCGCGATGCCGATCAGGTGCTCGCTTCGGTACGGTACGCCTATCTGCGGGGAGCCACTACCCTGATCGATCTGCTACAGGCTGAAAGTTCCTGGTTCGACACACAAACGGCTTATTATCAAACCCTCTATACCTACCGTCAGAACTACGTTCGATTGCTGTATGCTACCGGGCAAATCAATTCATACTAA